A genomic region of Ammospiza nelsoni isolate bAmmNel1 chromosome 3, bAmmNel1.pri, whole genome shotgun sequence contains the following coding sequences:
- the DYNC2LI1 gene encoding cytoplasmic dynein 2 light intermediate chain 1 — protein sequence MPKASDTLWDLAIAEVEKRENPDDDDVVKPGEVWEKSILFMGNKNGGKTTIILRCLEREESPKPTLSLEYTFGRRARRHNTPKDVAHFWELGGGTSLVELIRIPITVHNIRSFAVVLVLDLSKPNELWTTMESLLQVTRNHVNKILTKLEKTNPEVAAEIKQRMWNNLQRDHPDSALVDPFPIPFVIIGSKYDIFHEFDSEMRKIISKTLRFVSHYYGASLVFTSKSEALLLKARALINHLAFGYDKSKSVSVDPSKPLFIPAGLDSMSQIGPPPASDSDLGKMRANTPLELWKKVFEKTFPPKSFSDLQDTKDPAQDSQYAEYEVDVMRAQKNQELEQYKRNASKSWKEMDFDSD from the exons ATGCCCAAGGCCAG TGATACTTTGTGGGATCTTGCTATAGCTGAagtggagaagagagaaaatcctGACGATGATGATGTTGTCAAGCCAGGGGAAGTTTGGGAAAAATCAATATTATTTATGGGAAACAAAAATGGG GGAAAGACCACTATCATACTGAGATGCCTTGAGAG GGAAGAGTCTCCAAAGCCAACATTATCCTTGGAATATACTTTTGGAAGAAGAGCAAGGAGACACAATACA CCCAAAGATGTAGCTCATTTTTGGGAATTAGGTGGTGGAACCTCATTAGTGGAACTCATTCGGATACCAATCACTGTCCACAACATCAG GTCATTTGCTGTAGTTCTGGTGTTGGATCTCTCCAAACCTAATGAACTCTGGACCACTATGGAGAGCCTTCTGCAGGTCACCAGGAACCACGTGAACAAAATTTTAACCAAACTAGAAAAGACAAACCCTGAAGTAGCTGCTGAAATTAAACAGAGAATGTGGAACAATCTGCAGAGGGATCACCCT GACAGTGCATTAGTTGACCCTTTTCCAATACCCTTCGTGATAATTGGAAGCAAATATGATATTTTTCAT GAGTTTGACTctgaaatgaggaaaataataaGCAAGACACTTCGATTTGTTTCACATTATTATGGAGCCTCATTAGTG TTTACCAGTAAATCTGAGGCTCTCCTGCTGAAAGCCCGTGCTCTTATCAATCACTTGGCATTTGGCTACGATAAAAG caAGTCTGTATCAGTGGATCCCAGCAAACCTCTCTTTATACCAGCAGGCCTGGATTCCATGAGTCAAATAG GACCACCACCTGCCTCTGACAGTGATCTTGGAAAGATGCGTGCCAACACGCCTTTGGAACTATGGAAAAAAGTATTTGAGAAAACATTTCCTCCCAAG agTTTCTCTGATTTACAAGATACCAAGGACCCTGCACAGGATAGTCAATATGCTGAGTATGAAGTTGATGTCATGAGAGCTCAGAAAAACCAG GAACTTGAACAATACAAAAGAAATGCCTCTAAATCCTGGAAAGAAATGGATTTTGACTCTGATTGA